ATCAAGGGAGAGGGATGCACTAGGCGATGCTCTAGTTACGATGCCTAATGCTGAGGAGGGCGTTGTTGCGCAAATCGGCTAATACTTTCAGTCTGTGAGGCGTGTAAGTATATAAGGCGTATAGGCTTTTTAATAAACTCGTTAGTCAGGGAACGTTCCCTAGATAAAGCTTCTAGGGTATTCGCGCAACAATGCAGCTACATACTGTATGCTATGCTACCTAATCTACGGAAGTTAATACAGCATTGAAAGAATCATCTAGCAAGCCATCATTATGCTTTTCTAAAGATTGCTGCCTCAGTGGATCGAATATGATGGATTCACCTAGGTCTTCATCTACGCAAAGGCGATCGCAGGGAATTGTGTCTGACAGAATTGAACTAGCCATCATGCCAGTGTGAATTTCGAGTTGGGCTGTGGATAGAGCTTGGAAGACTAGCCGCTGACCTGGAAACACAACTCGCTCGAAATACCAGTTTGGAACATTCGTGATTCGTGCAATCTGGATGTGACTGGTAGCATTGACATAGCAGCAAAGGATGCTATCACTGCTGTCCGGTGGAAGCGGATCAAGTAGTTGAGCCATAACCGTCTATGAGGAGCTGTTGTTGAGTATATCCTTCATCTTGACACTAACATTCTCTGATCCCCATCGGTTGTAAACTTGACTACCAACTGCTGATAACGTTGGTGCCTTTATTGCCCGTAGAAGTGGTTTGTAAACTTTCCGGAAATGTCTCGGCAACTGCTGGAAAGAGGGGTAGTTATTGCGCCGAGTGAATAAGTCTGGGTTGACAAAATATCACTGCAAAGGGGCGATCGTCAGGACATTACTATGCCAGGCAGTTGTGGTCATGCATGTAAAGCCAGTGATTTTAATTGTGGATGATAGTCAAACTGTGCGAGCACTGTACACAGAACTGTTAACCCGATCAGGGTTTGAAGTCAAGGTTGCTCGAGATGGCCTTGAAGCATGGGACATTATTCAACATCACCCTCCTCAGCTTGTGTTAATGGATATTGTGATGCCACGGATGAACGGGTATGAGTTGTGTCGCAAACTAAGGGATAATCCTGTTACCCAGGATATGCCTGTGGTTATGGTGTCGTCTAAAGATCAGGAGTTTGACCGCTATTGGGGTTTAAAGCAAGGTGCTAATGCTTACATTACGCGCCCCTGTCGTCCCGATGATTTAGTACGCACGATTAATGAACTGTTACAGCAGTCACAACGATCAATGTCTCAGGTCGATAGGGCTTGATAAAAAGTCAGCCGCAACCAGAGCTAGGCCTGTTATACTGAATAACTGTGCTTCAGGCTACTCAGGCCAGCACACATCGTAGCGGGGGCATGGCGGAATGGTAGACGCTACGGACTTAAAAAGATTGAGCCTTGGTGGAGAAATTCATCAAGTGAATGCTCTCAAACTCAGGGAAACCTGTAGCTAGGTTGCAAGATCTAGTATGGCAATCCTGAGCCAAGCCGAACAGTTTTG
This region of Cyanobacteriota bacterium genomic DNA includes:
- a CDS encoding DUF1830 domain-containing protein, translating into MAQLLDPLPPDSSDSILCCYVNATSHIQIARITNVPNWYFERVVFPGQRLVFQALSTAQLEIHTGMMASSILSDTIPCDRLCVDEDLGESIIFDPLRQQSLEKHNDGLLDDSFNAVLTSVD
- a CDS encoding response regulator, with the translated sequence MHVKPVILIVDDSQTVRALYTELLTRSGFEVKVARDGLEAWDIIQHHPPQLVLMDIVMPRMNGYELCRKLRDNPVTQDMPVVMVSSKDQEFDRYWGLKQGANAYITRPCRPDDLVRTINELLQQSQRSMSQVDRA